One segment of Luteolibacter arcticus DNA contains the following:
- a CDS encoding PAS domain-containing hybrid sensor histidine kinase/response regulator, producing MNPPLPSLPKDMARHRAWRTVAVYWTFATLWILLSDRALTPLLPRPELILQWSVAKGLTFVALTSLLLWFLVHRSYAKIAAGYQSLSASESEQRASAGQLDVERSRLVEAQRVAAIGWWEADLGTEELVWSDEMHRIFETDPASFVPSFERVLQRLPDDERGRVERIFAESLAGHAPDAIDHPILLTDGRVKHVEMRWKIFRDDAGKPLRLLGTCRDVTARQAAEQALRESETRFREMAENIGEIFFSYDPIQDRLLYASPAYEGIWGRRRDGVYAEPTSYLKDVMPEDLPAAEEAFRRQLAGEKTQVDFRIRRPDGEVRWLSEQAVPILDGAGGVERIVGTMRDITAAKLAEGQLAEQAALLEKARDAIIVLGLDHQVLYWNHGAELLFGWTGAEVSGRSVRELLYQDDAAFLSATQTVLEQGEWAGEIGQFTRTGQAVTVDGRWTLLLDPDGKPRSILSINTDITGRKQLEQQFLRAQRMESIGTLAGGIAHDLNNVLAPVIMAVDLLKHRLADPSDREILEIVGASARRGADMVQQILSFARGMEGRRVEVEVCRILQEIVRIIGDTFPKSIRVELEMEAGLHPVHADPTQLHQVLLNLCVNARDAMPEGGLLCLRSSNSNHGEPRVRIEVEDTGTGIPAGLLGKIFDPFFTSKEPGKGTGLGLSTALAIVRGHGGALEVASELGKGTVFTMHLPALGHAGARPVAKVSPGLPRGRGETVLVVDDEASIRHITRQTLEAYGYEVLDAADGAEGIALFIARRFEIDVVLTDMAMPRLDGHALIRELHRIDPAVPVIGVSGVSATPPLDEENEAVRFLPKPYTTAALLSALRQMLDVPVR from the coding sequence ATGAATCCACCACTCCCCAGCCTTCCAAAGGACATGGCGCGCCATCGCGCTTGGAGAACCGTCGCGGTCTATTGGACCTTCGCGACCCTGTGGATCTTGCTTTCGGATCGCGCGTTGACGCCGCTGCTGCCCCGGCCGGAGTTGATCCTGCAATGGAGCGTGGCGAAGGGACTGACCTTTGTGGCGCTGACCTCGCTGCTGCTGTGGTTCCTGGTGCATCGGTCCTACGCGAAGATTGCAGCCGGGTACCAATCGCTGAGTGCGAGTGAAAGCGAGCAACGCGCATCGGCCGGCCAACTGGACGTGGAGCGGTCCCGTCTGGTAGAAGCGCAACGGGTTGCGGCGATCGGCTGGTGGGAGGCCGACCTGGGCACCGAGGAACTGGTGTGGTCGGATGAGATGCACCGGATCTTCGAGACCGATCCGGCGAGCTTCGTCCCAAGTTTCGAGAGGGTCCTCCAGCGGCTGCCAGATGACGAGCGTGGCCGGGTGGAGCGGATCTTCGCGGAATCGCTGGCGGGCCATGCGCCCGATGCCATCGATCACCCGATCCTGCTGACGGATGGCCGGGTGAAGCACGTGGAAATGCGCTGGAAGATTTTCCGGGATGATGCGGGCAAGCCGTTGCGCCTGTTAGGCACCTGCCGGGATGTCACCGCCCGCCAAGCCGCCGAGCAGGCACTGCGCGAAAGCGAGACCCGCTTCCGGGAGATGGCGGAGAACATCGGCGAGATCTTCTTCAGCTACGATCCCATTCAGGATCGCCTCCTCTATGCGAGCCCGGCGTATGAAGGCATCTGGGGTCGCCGCCGTGATGGTGTCTATGCCGAGCCGACTTCCTACCTGAAGGACGTCATGCCGGAAGATCTGCCCGCTGCGGAAGAGGCATTCCGTCGCCAGCTCGCCGGCGAGAAGACGCAGGTGGACTTCCGCATCCGGAGGCCGGATGGCGAGGTCCGCTGGCTCAGCGAGCAAGCGGTGCCCATCCTCGATGGTGCGGGAGGGGTGGAGCGGATCGTGGGGACCATGCGTGACATCACCGCGGCGAAGCTCGCCGAAGGGCAGCTCGCCGAGCAGGCGGCCCTGCTTGAGAAGGCTCGCGATGCGATCATCGTTCTCGGCTTGGATCACCAGGTGCTCTACTGGAACCATGGGGCGGAACTGCTCTTTGGCTGGACCGGCGCTGAGGTCTCCGGGCGCTCGGTGCGCGAGCTTCTCTATCAGGACGACGCGGCCTTTCTCTCCGCCACCCAGACGGTGCTTGAGCAAGGCGAATGGGCCGGCGAGATCGGCCAGTTCACCCGGACCGGCCAGGCCGTGACCGTGGACGGCCGCTGGACCTTGTTGCTCGACCCCGATGGCAAGCCGCGGTCGATTCTTTCGATCAACACCGACATCACCGGTCGCAAGCAGCTCGAACAACAGTTCCTGCGGGCCCAGCGGATGGAGAGCATCGGGACATTGGCCGGAGGCATCGCCCACGACCTGAACAATGTCCTCGCCCCGGTCATCATGGCCGTGGACTTGCTGAAGCACCGCCTGGCGGATCCCTCCGATCGCGAGATCCTCGAGATCGTCGGCGCGAGCGCCCGCCGGGGTGCCGACATGGTGCAACAGATCCTCTCGTTTGCCCGCGGCATGGAAGGCCGCCGGGTGGAGGTGGAGGTCTGCCGCATCCTCCAGGAGATCGTGCGCATCATCGGCGATACGTTTCCCAAGTCGATCCGCGTCGAGCTGGAGATGGAGGCTGGTCTGCACCCGGTGCATGCCGACCCGACCCAACTACACCAGGTGCTTCTCAACCTCTGCGTGAATGCCCGCGACGCGATGCCGGAGGGCGGTCTGCTCTGTCTGCGCTCCTCCAATTCCAACCATGGCGAGCCGCGCGTCCGCATCGAGGTGGAAGACACCGGCACGGGGATTCCCGCGGGTTTGTTAGGAAAGATCTTCGACCCGTTTTTCACGAGCAAGGAACCGGGCAAGGGCACCGGCCTTGGCCTCTCCACTGCGCTTGCGATCGTCCGTGGCCACGGGGGGGCGCTGGAAGTCGCCAGCGAGCTTGGAAAAGGGACCGTCTTCACGATGCACCTCCCGGCACTGGGACATGCCGGTGCACGGCCGGTCGCCAAGGTAAGTCCCGGACTGCCGCGCGGCCGCGGCGAGACGGTGCTGGTCGTCGATGACGAGGCGTCGATTCGCCATATCACCCGCCAGACCCTGGAGGCCTATGGGTATGAGGTCCTGGATGCCGCTGATGGGGCGGAGGGAATCGCCCTGTTCATCGCCCGGCGCTTCGAGATCGATGTGGTGCTGACGGATATGGCGATGCCACGTCTGGATGGTCACGCGTTGATCCGCGAGCTGCACCGGATCGATCCCGCCGTGCCGGTCATCGGTGTCAGCGGGGTATCAGCGACTCCGCCCTTGGATGAGGAAAACGAGGCGGTGCGATTCCTGCCGAAGCCTTACACGACGGCGGCGCTTCTCTCAGCCCTGAGGCAGATGTTGGACGTGCCGGTGCGGTGA
- a CDS encoding PAS domain-containing sensor histidine kinase encodes MKSDLPPTPMRRSGALVILAGIFVLLGTSWLVMGKGDLNTRIAASAVVLLATGLLIGRLRTIPEATSASDRLAGINLRLEEELDRTREQHRQLDHYFEMLMANVPANIYFKDRESRFLRVNQSMAAYVKKGHPRDLIGKTDHDLFGREHADPARADEVRIIDTGIAITGLLEREVFPDGKTGWVLTNKMPFRDNEGNIIGTFGMSSDVSELVNAKQELERERYLLRSLIDAFPDKIFARDLERRYLVVNRSMAEWVGVDSPEEMIGKTPADYFPEVVVKAGKAEDLRIIENRAGVINREWDLEWKPGDLHHFITTKVPLFDADGKMWGIVGMDRDVTEQRRAQDLVLQAEQRMQAMIDNSPAVISMKDVSGRYLMVNRGFEDLFGLPRKDVLGFTDHQLIADKAAADKFRKHDLLVAEQGDALQMDEELYVDNEPRTYVSVKFPLRDLNGKIQSIGTISTDITDRKAAEQSMHILNQDLLQANEDLKRAQEQLIQAEKMESIGRLAAGVAHEVKNPLAMIGMGIELLARRVPTEDAQGQETIERMKRGIDRAKKIVKGLVDYSSARQLSMEPKDISEVIGDSLALVEYPLRQARVKLFKEVEADLPHVSVDSTKMEQVLVNLMINAMHAMPGGGSLTVRAFARVLSGVRRDEGVRTASHLREGDHVLRIEVDDTGTGIDEAIMSKIFDPFFTTKATGQGTGLGLAVCRKIVELHNGILELENRPEGGVRASVTLKVG; translated from the coding sequence GTGAAAAGCGATCTCCCGCCAACCCCGATGCGCCGCTCCGGCGCGTTGGTCATTTTGGCGGGGATCTTCGTGCTGCTCGGCACCTCGTGGCTGGTGATGGGGAAGGGAGACCTGAATACCCGGATCGCGGCGAGTGCCGTGGTGCTGCTGGCCACCGGCCTGCTGATCGGCCGCCTGCGCACCATCCCGGAAGCGACCAGCGCCTCCGACCGGCTCGCCGGGATCAACCTCCGGCTTGAGGAAGAACTCGACCGGACCCGCGAACAGCACCGCCAGCTCGACCACTACTTCGAGATGCTGATGGCGAATGTGCCGGCCAATATCTACTTCAAGGACCGCGAGTCCCGCTTCCTGCGCGTGAACCAAAGCATGGCGGCCTACGTAAAGAAGGGCCACCCGCGCGACCTCATCGGCAAGACCGACCACGACCTCTTCGGCCGCGAGCACGCCGATCCGGCCCGCGCTGACGAAGTCCGGATCATCGACACCGGAATCGCCATCACCGGCCTCCTGGAACGCGAGGTATTTCCCGACGGCAAGACCGGCTGGGTCCTCACCAACAAGATGCCTTTCCGCGACAACGAGGGAAACATCATCGGCACCTTCGGCATGTCCAGCGACGTCAGCGAACTCGTCAATGCCAAGCAAGAACTGGAACGCGAGCGCTACCTGCTGCGATCCCTCATCGACGCCTTCCCCGACAAGATCTTCGCCCGCGATTTGGAGCGCCGCTATCTGGTCGTGAACCGCTCGATGGCGGAGTGGGTCGGCGTGGACTCCCCCGAGGAAATGATCGGCAAGACTCCGGCCGACTATTTCCCGGAAGTGGTCGTGAAGGCGGGGAAAGCGGAAGACCTCCGCATCATCGAAAACCGCGCGGGTGTGATCAACCGCGAGTGGGACCTCGAATGGAAGCCCGGCGACCTCCATCACTTCATCACCACCAAGGTCCCGCTCTTCGACGCGGACGGCAAGATGTGGGGCATCGTCGGCATGGACCGTGACGTGACCGAGCAGCGCCGTGCCCAGGATCTGGTGCTGCAAGCCGAGCAGCGGATGCAGGCGATGATCGACAACAGCCCGGCCGTCATCTCGATGAAGGACGTCAGTGGCCGCTACCTCATGGTCAACCGCGGCTTCGAGGATCTCTTCGGCCTGCCGCGCAAGGACGTGCTCGGCTTCACCGACCACCAGCTCATCGCCGACAAGGCCGCTGCCGACAAATTCCGCAAGCATGACCTGCTCGTGGCCGAGCAAGGCGACGCGCTCCAAATGGATGAAGAGCTCTACGTCGATAACGAGCCGCGCACCTACGTTTCGGTGAAATTCCCGCTGCGCGACCTCAATGGCAAGATCCAGTCGATCGGCACGATTTCCACCGACATCACCGACCGCAAGGCCGCGGAGCAATCGATGCATATCCTCAACCAAGACCTGCTCCAGGCCAACGAAGACCTCAAGCGCGCCCAGGAACAGCTCATCCAGGCGGAAAAGATGGAATCGATCGGACGCCTCGCCGCGGGCGTCGCGCACGAGGTGAAGAACCCGCTCGCCATGATCGGCATGGGCATCGAATTGCTCGCCCGCCGCGTGCCAACCGAAGACGCCCAAGGCCAGGAAACCATCGAGCGGATGAAACGCGGCATCGACCGCGCGAAGAAGATCGTGAAGGGCTTGGTCGATTACTCCTCGGCACGCCAGCTCTCGATGGAGCCGAAGGACATCTCCGAAGTCATTGGCGACTCGCTGGCCTTGGTCGAATATCCGCTGCGCCAAGCCCGGGTGAAACTCTTCAAGGAAGTCGAGGCCGATCTCCCCCACGTGAGCGTGGATTCCACCAAGATGGAGCAGGTGCTGGTCAACCTCATGATCAATGCCATGCACGCCATGCCGGGAGGCGGCTCCCTCACGGTGCGGGCCTTTGCCCGCGTGCTCAGCGGCGTGCGGCGGGACGAAGGCGTGCGCACCGCCAGCCACCTGCGCGAAGGCGATCATGTCCTCCGCATCGAGGTCGATGACACTGGCACCGGCATCGACGAAGCGATCATGTCGAAGATCTTCGATCCGTTTTTCACCACCAAGGCCACCGGCCAAGGCACCGGCCTGGGTCTCGCGGTGTGCCGCAAGATTGTCGAGCTGCACAATGGAATCCTCGAACTCGAAAACCGCCCCGAGGGCGGCGTCCGCGCCTCGGTAACCCTTAAGGTCGGATGA
- a CDS encoding lipase family alpha/beta hydrolase, with the protein MQLLPVILFALAVAACAPARLERISERPRRAAASTSNDLHRAFDGASDPAATRALGRWLESAPGSESAIDGYLIRFHPGGVGIFPRNYFDKLEPASRYEVTGLNHHRVEGIGVPLIGHRENRHLQPVEKWYPPEGITRTVTAVAVPGPVKNGQRSVEIRLYDRLKTQTATIAGKPHALAGDFTVPWAALLENARPLARSGITAVLRKQSSREPGFALVEEYDPRRTPLICIHGLFSTPLAWAELTNELWADPAVRKRYQIWHYLYPTNAPALYSARVMRGQLDELRKFLDPGGDDPAMQRSVVIAHSNGGLLAKSLAVDPREAFWDAVFTRPLSSLDVTRQERRTLDEAFYWKPRTHVDRIIFCSVPFRGSNWANSWLGRFGQRLAAQDDRFQDFFRGIEKKNPGMLQPDYQQLTRGKITSIGALSPKQRSMEIFDALPLVRGTAGHVISGSRDLFVAPSSSSLPGAESSLEVPAGHGSFHHPQAIAEIKRILALPPAK; encoded by the coding sequence ATGCAACTCCTCCCCGTCATCCTCTTCGCCCTCGCCGTGGCCGCCTGTGCCCCGGCGAGGTTGGAGCGCATTTCGGAGAGACCACGCCGTGCCGCCGCTTCCACCAGCAACGATCTGCATCGGGCCTTCGATGGGGCCAGCGATCCCGCCGCCACGCGCGCGCTCGGCCGCTGGCTGGAAAGCGCGCCCGGATCGGAAAGCGCGATCGACGGCTACCTCATCCGCTTCCATCCCGGCGGTGTGGGCATCTTCCCACGGAACTATTTCGACAAGCTTGAACCCGCCTCGCGCTACGAGGTCACGGGACTGAATCACCACCGCGTCGAGGGCATCGGCGTCCCGCTCATCGGCCACCGGGAAAACCGTCACCTGCAACCGGTCGAGAAATGGTATCCGCCCGAAGGCATCACCCGGACGGTCACTGCCGTGGCCGTGCCGGGGCCAGTGAAAAACGGCCAGCGCAGCGTCGAAATCCGGCTCTACGACCGGCTGAAAACCCAAACCGCGACGATCGCCGGCAAGCCTCATGCGCTCGCCGGCGACTTCACCGTGCCGTGGGCCGCACTGCTGGAGAATGCCCGGCCGCTCGCCCGATCCGGAATCACGGCGGTGCTTCGCAAGCAGTCGTCACGCGAGCCCGGCTTCGCGCTGGTGGAGGAGTACGATCCGCGTCGTACTCCGCTCATCTGCATCCACGGGCTCTTTTCCACCCCGCTCGCCTGGGCCGAACTCACCAACGAACTGTGGGCCGATCCCGCCGTCCGCAAGCGCTACCAGATCTGGCACTATCTCTACCCGACCAATGCCCCGGCCCTCTACTCGGCCCGCGTGATGCGCGGCCAACTCGATGAGCTGAGGAAATTCCTCGATCCCGGGGGCGACGATCCCGCGATGCAGCGCAGCGTGGTGATCGCCCATAGCAATGGCGGCCTGCTCGCCAAATCGCTGGCCGTCGACCCGCGCGAAGCCTTCTGGGATGCCGTCTTCACCCGGCCGCTGTCGTCACTCGACGTCACCCGCCAGGAACGCCGGACGCTGGACGAGGCCTTCTACTGGAAACCTCGTACTCACGTGGACCGCATCATTTTCTGCTCCGTCCCTTTCCGCGGCAGCAATTGGGCGAACTCGTGGCTCGGCCGCTTCGGCCAGCGGCTGGCCGCGCAGGACGACCGCTTCCAGGACTTCTTCCGCGGGATCGAGAAGAAGAACCCCGGCATGCTCCAGCCCGACTACCAACAGCTCACCCGCGGCAAGATCACCAGCATCGGCGCGCTTTCCCCGAAGCAGCGTTCGATGGAGATCTTCGATGCGCTCCCTCTCGTTCGCGGCACCGCCGGCCACGTCATCAGCGGATCGCGCGACCTGTTCGTGGCCCCATCCAGCTCCAGCCTGCCCGGTGCCGAATCCTCCCTCGAAGTCCCGGCCGGCCACGGTTCCTTCCATCACCCGCAGGCCATCGCAGAGATCAAGCGCATCCTCGCGCTGCCGCCAGCGAAGTGA
- the wrbA gene encoding NAD(P)H:quinone oxidoreductase: MTKLLVLYYSTYGHIETMANAVAEGARSVDGLEVTLKRVPETMPPEVAAAYGAKLDQAAPVADHKELANYDAIIFGTPTRFGNMAAQMRNFLDQTGKLWMEGALIGKVSSVFTSTGTGGGNESTILTFIPTLLHHGMIYVGLPYSAPELTDISEVRGGSPYGAATIAGADGSRQPSEKELSLARFQGKHVAGIAAKMKS; encoded by the coding sequence ATGACCAAGCTCCTCGTCCTCTACTACTCCACCTACGGCCACATCGAAACCATGGCGAATGCCGTCGCCGAAGGCGCGCGCTCCGTCGATGGCCTGGAAGTCACGCTCAAGCGCGTGCCGGAAACCATGCCGCCCGAAGTCGCCGCCGCCTACGGCGCAAAGCTCGACCAAGCCGCCCCGGTCGCCGATCACAAGGAACTCGCCAACTACGACGCGATCATCTTCGGCACGCCCACCCGCTTCGGCAACATGGCCGCGCAGATGCGCAACTTCCTCGACCAGACCGGCAAGCTCTGGATGGAAGGCGCGCTCATCGGCAAGGTCAGCAGCGTCTTCACCAGCACCGGCACCGGCGGCGGCAATGAATCCACCATCCTCACCTTCATCCCTACCCTGCTGCACCACGGCATGATCTACGTCGGCCTGCCCTACTCGGCCCCGGAACTCACCGACATCAGCGAAGTCCGCGGCGGCAGCCCCTACGGCGCGGCCACCATCGCAGGAGCCGACGGCTCGCGGCAGCCGAGCGAGAAGGAACTCTCGCTCGCCCGCTTCCAAGGCAAGCACGTCGCCGGCATCGCCGCGAAAATGAAATCCTAA
- a CDS encoding lectin-like domain-containing protein, which yields MNRKKFPIPRYGFGRLTAIATITLCLAATSAEALEKTYRFYRFVTIGMKNDNDTIQLGEFTFSLNGTVLNTNDRNANNVNVVPVTITSGEQDPEGFEGPAEVSDGDLETKWLKYLPFGEAEALTFEFESPVTIDSYNWGSGNDSVDYSRSPVSWRFEGSSDGLTWDVLDVRFDYPIQNADLTYQAGFNVRDEFDPAILHFRIDTDTSAGIVLNGSPVGLEWETVSSDEVSISPAPGNVDTSSLGVTVNPPANSTVEYTLTAGRTGVTETANSTVNVRTVVGGEATYQFVRFTATKLGNGTPDGFVQLAEFSFVNDGSPVSVSSVSNPGGDSNDGEGVENLIDGDGVANKWLDFENAPVIFDFGEAKTFDGYSFYTANDLPDRDPIQWTLEGSNDETNWTRIEDVNFDYPTPPRNVSTRDIPLPGPSLVARLNSFTGSSQTLLQGEPLVLSWSVDAAATIEIDQGVGPVSPGEGSIVVTPAPALGDTTYTLTASSLGGTVTETFTVNVIPMPATTTIAYDDFISAGDELSLRGSTSISGDVLRLTPDEGGQMGEAWFRLRQPVADGFEATFGMSMNQDAPDGNVSADGLAFVIQNSPAGSDSSSNGENGVATNALNIKFKSFGFDPFEASQLQVLAGTTILQTRSIDLTPGTMLHGLPAGVEGDPYPYTLGSPAGKAPYQIRIVYIAGTPGHLDIYFNGIAIVQNLDVDLAEIGAVDANGDAFVGFSARTGGYVQNNDITDWKMAYGDFSALPPFGLVKVNYRRDYSAGPAGVPVLDIVWNADGEVNYELESSPDLTPESWTTQSFHDPVAGQIGVRLPITEPRMFYRVVEVE from the coding sequence ATGAACCGAAAGAAATTCCCTATACCTCGTTATGGATTCGGTCGTTTGACCGCGATCGCCACCATCACCCTCTGCCTTGCGGCCACCTCCGCCGAGGCGCTGGAGAAGACCTACCGCTTCTACCGTTTTGTGACCATCGGGATGAAGAATGACAACGACACGATTCAACTGGGGGAGTTTACCTTCTCCTTGAACGGGACCGTGTTGAACACGAACGACCGCAACGCAAACAACGTCAATGTCGTGCCCGTAACCATCACCTCGGGAGAACAGGACCCCGAGGGATTCGAGGGCCCTGCGGAGGTGAGTGACGGGGATCTCGAGACGAAGTGGCTGAAATATTTGCCTTTCGGGGAAGCGGAGGCCCTGACCTTCGAGTTTGAGTCGCCGGTGACCATCGATTCATACAACTGGGGCTCCGGGAACGACAGCGTTGACTATTCGCGCAGCCCGGTTTCCTGGCGGTTCGAAGGCAGCAGCGACGGGCTCACTTGGGATGTGCTCGATGTTCGCTTCGATTACCCGATCCAGAACGCCGATCTGACCTACCAGGCTGGATTCAACGTCCGGGATGAGTTTGATCCGGCGATTCTCCACTTTCGTATCGACACCGACACCAGCGCGGGAATCGTCCTCAACGGGAGCCCGGTCGGTCTGGAATGGGAGACTGTTTCCTCGGATGAGGTTTCAATCTCTCCGGCACCCGGTAATGTCGATACGTCCAGCCTTGGTGTGACGGTCAACCCGCCCGCAAACTCCACCGTGGAGTATACGCTGACCGCGGGTCGCACCGGTGTGACGGAAACGGCCAACTCCACCGTGAATGTGCGGACCGTAGTCGGCGGTGAGGCGACCTACCAGTTCGTGCGCTTCACGGCGACGAAACTCGGTAACGGCACCCCGGACGGCTTTGTCCAGCTTGCCGAATTCAGCTTCGTAAACGATGGGTCGCCGGTGTCGGTTTCCTCGGTGTCGAATCCCGGGGGAGACTCGAATGACGGTGAAGGAGTGGAGAACCTCATCGACGGTGACGGCGTTGCAAACAAGTGGCTCGATTTCGAGAATGCCCCGGTGATCTTTGATTTCGGCGAAGCGAAGACCTTCGACGGTTACTCCTTCTACACGGCCAATGACCTGCCGGATCGCGATCCGATCCAATGGACCCTCGAGGGCAGCAATGACGAAACGAACTGGACCCGGATCGAGGATGTCAACTTCGACTACCCCACGCCTCCGCGGAATGTCAGCACGAGGGACATTCCCCTGCCGGGTCCCTCGCTGGTCGCACGGCTGAATTCCTTTACAGGCAGCAGCCAGACCTTGCTTCAGGGCGAGCCGCTGGTGCTCTCGTGGTCGGTCGATGCGGCAGCGACCATCGAGATTGACCAGGGCGTGGGTCCGGTGAGCCCTGGGGAGGGTTCGATCGTGGTGACACCTGCCCCCGCGCTCGGGGACACAACCTATACCCTCACCGCCTCTTCCCTGGGCGGCACCGTCACTGAGACTTTCACGGTCAATGTGATCCCCATGCCGGCGACCACCACCATCGCCTACGATGACTTTATTAGCGCAGGCGACGAGCTCAGCTTGCGCGGCAGCACCAGCATCTCTGGCGATGTCCTGCGGCTTACCCCCGACGAGGGCGGTCAGATGGGCGAGGCCTGGTTCCGCCTGCGCCAGCCGGTGGCGGATGGCTTCGAGGCCACCTTCGGCATGAGCATGAACCAGGATGCGCCGGATGGAAACGTGAGTGCGGATGGACTTGCCTTCGTCATCCAGAACTCTCCGGCCGGCAGCGACTCGAGTAGCAACGGGGAAAATGGCGTGGCCACGAATGCGCTGAACATCAAGTTCAAGAGCTTCGGGTTTGATCCCTTTGAAGCGTCGCAGCTTCAGGTACTCGCGGGAACCACGATCCTGCAGACCCGCTCGATCGACCTGACCCCCGGGACCATGCTTCATGGCTTGCCTGCGGGAGTGGAGGGCGATCCGTACCCCTACACGCTGGGCAGCCCAGCGGGCAAGGCTCCGTATCAGATTCGCATTGTCTATATAGCCGGTACCCCGGGACACCTGGACATTTACTTCAATGGGATCGCGATCGTGCAGAACCTTGACGTGGACCTGGCGGAGATCGGTGCGGTGGATGCGAACGGCGATGCCTTCGTGGGCTTTTCGGCCCGCACCGGTGGCTATGTCCAAAACAATGACATCACCGACTGGAAGATGGCGTACGGCGACTTCTCGGCCCTGCCACCCTTCGGATTGGTGAAGGTGAATTACCGCCGTGACTACTCCGCAGGTCCGGCCGGCGTGCCGGTCCTCGACATTGTGTGGAATGCCGACGGCGAGGTGAATTACGAGCTTGAGTCCTCGCCGGACCTCACTCCGGAATCATGGACGACCCAGAGCTTCCACGACCCGGTGGCCGGCCAGATCGGGGTGCGTCTTCCGATAACCGAACCGCGAATGTTCTACCGCGTGGTGGAAGTGGAATAA
- a CDS encoding response regulator, whose protein sequence is METTKILIIDDEPDFTALLRANLEEVGNFEVQDINDSSRALRTAKEFMPDLCIIDVVMPGLDGGDVVAQFRADPELRSIPVLMLTALVEENPDTPDGETQTGGLPFVSKTSEFGTILSCIEKHLEEARAGTPAEEPPLAEPWELG, encoded by the coding sequence ATGGAGACCACCAAAATTTTGATCATCGACGACGAGCCTGATTTCACCGCGCTGCTGCGCGCAAATCTGGAGGAAGTTGGGAATTTCGAGGTCCAAGACATCAATGACTCCTCGCGCGCGCTAAGGACCGCGAAGGAGTTCATGCCCGACCTGTGCATCATCGACGTGGTCATGCCCGGGCTCGATGGCGGCGACGTGGTCGCGCAATTCCGCGCCGATCCCGAATTGCGGAGTATCCCCGTGCTGATGCTAACTGCACTGGTTGAGGAGAATCCCGACACGCCCGATGGCGAGACCCAGACCGGCGGCCTGCCCTTTGTCAGCAAGACCTCCGAGTTCGGCACCATCCTCAGTTGCATCGAAAAGCATCTGGAGGAAGCCCGCGCCGGCACCCCCGCCGAGGAGCCCCCCCTGGCCGAACCTTGGGAACTCGGCTGA